From the genome of Paenibacillus sp. JQZ6Y-1, one region includes:
- a CDS encoding aldo/keto reductase — MSNKTRLGKSDLWVNPIGLGANAVGGHNLYPNLDEEAGKEVVRTAVANGLNFIDTAFIYGPKRSEELIGEVLKEIGKREELVIATKGAHKFTEQGDVTFDNSPAFLRDSVESSLKRLQTDYIDLFYIHFPDESTPKDEAVGELKKLKDEGKIRAIGVSNFSIDQLKEANKDGYVDVLQSHYNLFKRDAEQDLLPYTAEQNISFIPYFPLASGLLAGKYNSETRFDDLRAQDPLFAGEAFQHNLEKVEKLRPIARAKGVEVAHIVLAWYLTRDSIDAIIPGAKRSDQVLDNLKTLDVQLTPQEIEQINHIFV; from the coding sequence ATGTCGAACAAAACACGTCTGGGTAAAAGTGATCTGTGGGTGAATCCAATCGGGCTGGGAGCCAATGCGGTTGGTGGGCATAACCTGTATCCCAATCTGGATGAGGAAGCTGGCAAAGAGGTTGTACGTACGGCGGTTGCTAACGGACTGAACTTTATCGATACAGCATTCATCTATGGTCCTAAACGCTCTGAGGAGCTGATCGGCGAAGTACTCAAAGAAATCGGCAAGCGCGAGGAGCTAGTCATCGCTACCAAGGGCGCGCATAAATTCACCGAGCAAGGTGATGTGACGTTTGACAATTCCCCGGCATTTCTGCGTGATAGCGTGGAGAGCAGCCTGAAGCGTCTGCAAACCGATTATATCGACTTGTTTTACATCCATTTCCCAGATGAGTCCACACCAAAGGACGAAGCTGTAGGCGAGCTGAAAAAACTCAAGGATGAAGGCAAAATTCGTGCTATCGGCGTATCTAACTTTTCCATCGACCAGCTGAAGGAAGCCAACAAAGATGGCTATGTCGATGTGCTGCAATCCCACTACAATCTGTTTAAACGCGATGCAGAGCAGGATCTGCTGCCATATACCGCAGAACAGAATATTAGCTTTATCCCGTACTTCCCACTAGCTTCTGGTCTGCTGGCTGGTAAATATAATAGTGAAACCCGCTTCGACGACCTGCGCGCGCAAGACCCATTATTCGCAGGCGAAGCGTTCCAGCACAATCTGGAAAAGGTCGAAAAACTGCGCCCTATCGCTCGTGCCAAAGGCGTCGAAGTCGCTCATATCGTACTTGCTTGGTATTTGACCCGCGATTCGATTGATGCGATTATTCCAGGGGCTAAGCGCTCCGACCAAGTGCTGGATAACCTGAAAACACTGGATGTACAGCTAACTCCGCAAGAGATCGAACAGATTAACCATATTTTCGTCTAA
- a CDS encoding DinB family protein: MSQTAEQAFARALVQSLIGERGHLPIAKALSDIDLELSGQRIDGLPYTIHQLISHMTYWQDFMLAHVRGEQPQRPPIPAESWPQEDRAADEMAWQQVLDDFLQGIDSACELAQTLELAAPLVHVPTETVAGFLRNIASHNTYHLGEIVIIRRLLGSWPPPGGGYPA, from the coding sequence ATGAGTCAAACTGCAGAACAGGCTTTTGCTAGAGCATTGGTTCAATCCCTGATTGGGGAAAGAGGGCACTTGCCGATTGCCAAAGCGTTATCCGATATTGATTTGGAGCTATCTGGACAGCGTATAGATGGGCTGCCGTATACGATTCATCAGCTGATCAGTCATATGACGTACTGGCAGGATTTCATGCTGGCGCATGTGCGTGGAGAACAGCCGCAGCGTCCGCCGATTCCAGCCGAAAGCTGGCCGCAGGAGGATCGTGCTGCCGATGAGATGGCATGGCAGCAAGTGCTAGACGATTTCCTGCAAGGTATCGATAGCGCGTGTGAGCTGGCACAGACTCTGGAGCTGGCAGCACCGCTCGTGCACGTACCAACCGAGACGGTTGCTGGATTCCTGCGCAATATCGCGTCGCACAATACATACCACCTCGGTGAGATTGTGATTATCCGTCGCTTACTAGGATCATGGCCGCCACCGGGCGGAGGGTATCCGGCATAA